Proteins encoded together in one uncultured Desulfosarcina sp. window:
- the cysS gene encoding cysteine--tRNA ligase, whose amino-acid sequence MAIRIYNTLTKTKEPFETVTPGQVKMYVCGPTVYDYCHVGHARSVVVFDVVVRYLRAMDYQVTYIRNFTDVDDKIINRANEVGMDPIQLAEKYIHEFYRDMDALNVERADYEPKVTEHIEDIVSIVQTLMDKNVAYLVDGDVYYAVETFSQYGKLSGRKLEDMVAGSRIEINENKRNPFDFALWKAAKPGEPAWDSPWGKGRPGWHIECSAMSSHFLGETLDIHGGGKDLIFPHHENEIAQSEAANDAPFARYWMHNGFVNIDNEKMSKSLNNFLMIKDILKTYHPESVRLFLLSNHYRSPIDFSDQNLKESDKGLEKIYSLVQRLDQEAGIADLGEPASPGGYWLDFCAAMNDDFNTAKGVGVIFNLVKEGNRILDKGSLSTESKGQLEELSADLRKMAGILGILQQPWKAFFDARTDRQLQDIALAPEEIDALVAERTAARKNKDWKRADEIRDSLAEKGIVLEDKADGTHWKATAH is encoded by the coding sequence ATGGCCATAAGGATTTACAACACCCTGACCAAGACCAAGGAACCTTTTGAAACCGTCACCCCCGGACAGGTCAAGATGTATGTATGCGGCCCGACGGTCTACGACTATTGTCATGTGGGCCACGCCCGTTCGGTGGTGGTGTTCGATGTGGTGGTCCGCTACCTGCGGGCCATGGATTACCAGGTCACCTACATCCGCAACTTCACCGATGTGGACGATAAAATCATCAACCGCGCCAACGAAGTGGGGATGGATCCCATCCAACTGGCCGAAAAGTATATCCACGAATTTTACAGGGACATGGACGCCCTGAACGTAGAACGGGCCGACTACGAACCCAAGGTGACCGAGCACATCGAGGACATCGTTTCCATCGTACAGACCCTGATGGATAAAAATGTGGCCTATCTTGTGGACGGCGATGTCTATTACGCTGTGGAAACATTCAGTCAATACGGCAAGCTTTCTGGCCGCAAGCTGGAGGACATGGTTGCCGGAAGCCGGATCGAAATCAACGAAAACAAACGCAATCCCTTCGATTTCGCGCTCTGGAAGGCGGCCAAGCCCGGCGAACCCGCCTGGGACAGCCCGTGGGGAAAGGGGCGCCCCGGATGGCACATCGAATGCTCGGCCATGAGCAGCCATTTTCTCGGAGAAACCCTGGATATTCACGGCGGCGGCAAGGATCTGATTTTCCCCCACCACGAGAACGAAATCGCCCAGAGCGAGGCCGCCAACGACGCGCCTTTTGCGCGCTACTGGATGCACAACGGGTTCGTGAATATCGACAACGAAAAGATGTCCAAATCCCTGAACAACTTTCTGATGATCAAGGACATCCTGAAAACCTACCATCCGGAGAGCGTGCGTCTGTTCCTGCTTTCCAACCACTATCGCAGCCCCATCGATTTTTCCGATCAGAACCTGAAGGAATCGGACAAGGGCCTGGAAAAGATCTACAGTCTCGTTCAACGGCTGGATCAGGAGGCCGGTATCGCCGATCTCGGCGAGCCCGCTTCACCCGGCGGCTACTGGTTGGACTTCTGCGCGGCCATGAACGACGATTTCAACACCGCCAAAGGGGTCGGGGTGATCTTCAACCTGGTCAAAGAGGGCAACCGGATTCTCGACAAAGGGAGCCTTTCAACGGAAAGCAAAGGCCAGCTTGAGGAGTTGTCTGCCGACCTGAGAAAGATGGCCGGAATCCTTGGAATTCTTCAGCAGCCCTGGAAGGCCTTTTTCGATGCCCGCACCGACCGCCAATTACAGGACATCGCCCTTGCGCCGGAGGAGATCGACGCTCTGGTGGCCGAACGGACTGCCGCCCGCAAAAACAAAGACTGGAAGCGGGCCGACGAGATTCGGGACAGTCTGGCGGAAAAGGGCATCGTCCTGGAGGACAAGGCTGACGGTACACACTGGAAAGCAACCGCCCATTAA
- the ispF gene encoding 2-C-methyl-D-erythritol 2,4-cyclodiphosphate synthase, which produces MTRIGLGYDIHRLVTGRPLILGGLTIPFERGLLGHSDADVLAHAACDALLGAAGLGDIGEHFPDTDPRYSGADSIDLLKKVYTKIKKEGWELVNLDATIFAQAPKMTPYKADMAGRMAECMAVERSRINIKATTTEGLGAIGRGDGIAAMCVALLQSATTTTDV; this is translated from the coding sequence ATGACACGCATCGGGCTGGGATACGATATTCACCGTCTGGTAACGGGTAGACCGCTGATTTTAGGTGGCCTAACGATCCCGTTCGAAAGAGGGCTGTTGGGCCATTCCGATGCCGACGTGCTGGCGCATGCCGCCTGTGACGCGCTTTTGGGCGCGGCCGGTTTGGGCGACATCGGAGAGCACTTTCCCGATACCGATCCCCGATACAGCGGCGCCGACAGTATCGATCTGCTAAAGAAGGTCTATACCAAAATCAAAAAGGAAGGCTGGGAACTGGTCAACCTGGATGCCACCATCTTTGCCCAGGCTCCCAAGATGACGCCCTATAAGGCCGACATGGCTGGTCGCATGGCCGAATGTATGGCAGTGGAGCGGAGCAGGATCAACATCAAGGCGACCACGACCGAAGGGCTCGGCGCCATCGGTCGCGGTGATGGCATCGCCGCCATGTGCGTGGCATTGCTTCAATCCGCAACAACGACAACCGACGTCTAA